A single Lolium perenne isolate Kyuss_39 chromosome 6, Kyuss_2.0, whole genome shotgun sequence DNA region contains:
- the LOC127307892 gene encoding uncharacterized protein translates to MASAVATSSPAAMSYGWLGPRLSFGRDSASPAASSTAAADHGLATACKAEQAAAVSKEFIDFEFSFGGSGTMLPADELFADGKLLPLRPQPVAEAAPDAEREPQSAPAAAEIPATPELVRTLRPSMPEAFDPYVFSPKAPTCSSRWRELLRLRKVQTPQKPPASPSTSPSPSQVPATPSRASNSSAARSLKLLLLQRNGGGRASDLSAAPLLRDSSDSETSLSLASSRFSMSSSSSSSAHDHDDFPRHSVDSVDLAPKPRIRLVRSQPQQRHCHPPAPAPASAPPRASHSSSAPPRAMHSPARRRPATPPPPSVASVDSPRMNSSGKIVFQGLERSSSSPAGSAHSSLRSRSRVMDRSYSTPVVLNVPVCSRPSFGFFKDKKDVAAKDAAAARLRSSLGRKTAHPAGNSSVSCRDLVSSK, encoded by the coding sequence ATGGCATCCGCCGTCGCCACTAGCTCGCCGGCCGCAATGTCCTACGGCTGGCTCGGCCCGCGCCTCTCCTTCGGCCGCGACTCTGCTTCCCCGGCTGCCTCTTCAACGGCGGCGGCGGATCACGGGCTGGCGACCGCGTGCAAGGCGGAGCAGGCCGCCGCGGTGTCCAAGGAGTTCATCGACTTCGAGTTCAGCTTCGGCGGGTCGGGCACCATGCTCCCCGCCGACGAGCTGTTCGCCGACGGCAAGCTGCTGCCGCTCCGCCCGCAGCCAGTGGCGGAGGCGGCGCCGGATGCGGAGCGGGAGCCGCAGAGCGCGCCTGCAGCAGCGGAGATCCCGGCGACGCCTGAGCTGGTGAGGACGCTCCGGCCCTCGATGCCGGAGGCGTTCGACCCGTACGTGTTCTCCCCCAAGGCGCCGACGTGCTCGAGCCGCTGGCGGGAGCTGCTCAGGCTCAGGAAGGTGCAGACCCCGCAGAAGCCGCCAGCGTCGCCGTCTACTTCGCCTTCTCCGTCGCAGGTGCCGGCGACCCCGTCCAGAGCGTCGAACTCCTCGGCGGCCAGGTCCCTGAAGCTGCTGCTCCTGCAACGGAACGGCGGCGGCCGCGCGTCCGACCTCTCCGCGGCGCCGCTCCTCCGCGACAGCTCCGACTCGGAGACGTCCCTCTCCCTGGCCTCCTCCCGCTTCTCcatgtcctcctcgtcctcctcctccgcgcACGACCACGACGACTTCCCGCGCCACTCCGTCGACTCGGTGGACCTCGCCCCGAAGCCGCGCATCCGGCTCGTCCGCTCCCAACCGCAGCAGCGCCATTGCCACCCGCCCGCCCCCGCCCCCGCCTCCGCGCCACCCCGAGCCTCGCACAGCAGCTCCGCCCCGCCACGTGCCATGCACAGCCCCGCGCGTCGCCGCCCCGCCACCCCGCCACCGCCTTCCGTGGCCTCCGTCGACTCCCCGCGCATGAACTCCTCCGGCAAGATCGTGTTCCAGGGCCTCGAGCGCAGCTCCAGCTCCCCCGCTGGCAGCGCCCACTCCAGCCTCCGGTCCCGGTCGCGCGTGATGGACCGGTCCTACTCCACGCCGGTGGTGCTCAACGTGCCCGTGTGCTCGCGGCCGTCGTTCGGGTTCTTCAAGGACAAGAAGGACGTGGCGGCcaaggacgcggcggcggcgaggctgcGGTCGTCGCTCGGCCGGAAGACCGCCCATCCCGCCGGAAACAGCAGCGTGAGTTGCAGAGATCTTGTCTCCAGCAAATGA